The Candidatus Nitrosymbiomonas proteolyticus genome has a segment encoding these proteins:
- a CDS encoding chromosome segregation protein Spo0J, whose translation MQVPLDQIRANPRQPRSIFDDESLAELTESVRRVGVLQPIVLRKIAEDQFEIVAGERRFRAAQRAELAAIPAVVRSTSSQVSFEMALVENIQREDISPIDKAHAYRRLMDEFGLSQEEVAIRVGKTRSAVANTIRLLKLPQRIQDALILGTLTEAHGRALLSFGEPAVQLALFERILKTGMTVAALEALAKEAAPKGRKRRELDDPHWERIESGLRETLGAPVSLSRKGKGGRITIEFFSDDELTRILDAVGVQI comes from the coding sequence ATGCAGGTTCCGCTCGACCAGATACGCGCCAATCCCCGTCAACCGCGAAGCATTTTCGATGACGAGTCGCTGGCCGAACTCACCGAGTCGGTGCGGCGTGTGGGGGTGTTGCAGCCGATCGTCCTACGCAAGATAGCGGAGGATCAATTCGAAATCGTGGCGGGCGAGCGGCGGTTTCGAGCGGCCCAGCGGGCAGAATTGGCGGCGATTCCGGCCGTCGTGCGGTCCACGAGTTCGCAGGTCTCTTTTGAGATGGCGCTCGTCGAGAACATCCAACGGGAAGACATCTCCCCGATCGACAAGGCGCACGCCTACAGGCGGCTCATGGACGAGTTCGGATTGAGCCAAGAGGAGGTTGCGATCCGCGTGGGCAAGACCCGCTCCGCGGTCGCCAATACGATTCGGCTTCTGAAATTGCCGCAACGCATTCAAGACGCGCTGATCCTCGGGACGCTTACGGAGGCTCATGGAAGGGCCTTGCTGTCCTTCGGTGAGCCCGCGGTTCAACTCGCGCTGTTCGAGAGGATCCTCAAGACGGGTATGACTGTGGCCGCGCTGGAAGCCTTGGCGAAGGAGGCGGCTCCGAAAGGCCGAAAGAGGCGAGAACTGGACGACCCCCATTGGGAGCGGATCGAATCAGGCCTGCGCGAGACGCTCGGTGCGCCCGTTTCGTTGAGCCGCAAGGGTAAGGGCGGAAGGATCACTATCGAATTCTTCTCCGACGACGAACTGACCAGGATTCTCGACGCCGTGGGGGTGCAGATATGA
- a CDS encoding (R)-stereoselective amidase: protein MTVGAASWKVRRIQDAEEFFAHFEQLARDAKGRGCELLVFPELIALELLALEETVAERDVPQNLAPHSEAWEDLAIHLADELDMLIVAGSWLVEEESGFSNTAFVAYPSRKEFQGADGTLVAGDYQTKVQGTAYERDVWSLVPGKGLQRLLDGRIGVTICYDAEFPEAARALAGSGAEVICVPSYTEKPHGFERVRNCCLARATENQVFVLHSALVGGLGREPVVSAAGTSAIIAPSFEPFPCPAILDETRPGEEGIAVATLDFDALRECRERGAVRPWQDSQEATWQLLESPWR from the coding sequence ATGACCGTCGGCGCCGCCAGTTGGAAGGTGCGAAGAATCCAAGACGCCGAGGAGTTCTTCGCCCACTTCGAGCAACTTGCGCGGGACGCCAAGGGGCGCGGCTGCGAACTGCTCGTGTTTCCCGAACTCATTGCTTTGGAGTTGCTCGCCCTCGAAGAGACGGTTGCTGAGCGGGATGTCCCGCAGAACCTTGCACCCCATTCGGAGGCCTGGGAGGACCTCGCCATCCACCTTGCCGACGAACTCGATATGCTGATCGTCGCCGGAAGTTGGTTGGTCGAAGAGGAGTCTGGCTTCTCGAACACAGCCTTCGTCGCGTACCCTTCGCGAAAGGAGTTTCAGGGAGCCGACGGTACGCTCGTGGCGGGCGACTATCAGACTAAAGTACAGGGGACCGCCTACGAGAGGGACGTATGGTCTCTCGTTCCGGGCAAGGGCCTGCAACGCCTTTTGGACGGGCGGATCGGGGTGACGATCTGCTACGACGCCGAGTTTCCCGAAGCCGCCAGAGCGCTTGCGGGGTCGGGCGCTGAAGTGATTTGCGTTCCTTCTTACACCGAAAAACCTCACGGATTCGAGCGGGTGAGGAACTGCTGCCTGGCCCGCGCAACGGAGAACCAGGTCTTCGTACTTCATTCCGCTCTCGTGGGCGGACTGGGGCGTGAGCCGGTGGTCTCGGCGGCCGGAACGAGCGCGATCATTGCGCCGAGCTTCGAGCCTTTCCCTTGCCCGGCGATTCTCGACGAAACTCGCCCCGGCGAAGAAGGAATCGCGGTCGCCACGCTCGACTTCGACGCTCTGCGCGAGTGTCGAGAACGCGGTGCGGTTCGGCCTTGGCAAGACTCCCAAGAGGCGACCTGGCAGCTCCTGGAATCGCCGTGGCGATAG
- a CDS encoding phosphate ABC transporter ATP-binding protein,PhoT family has protein sequence MVASPAVVASEDQESTGAISVEGLNLFYRDHQALRDISLKVPGYRVTSLIGPSGCGKSSFLRCLNRMNDLIPTARVQGSVIVDGIDAYARGVDLLKLRRRVGMVFQRPNPFPMTIFENVAIALRLHYGMKRAKLEEFAQAALEEAGLWHEVKDVWRRKSALELSGGQQQRLCIARSLAVRPKILLMDEPCSALDPASSAVVEQLIQRLVHSHTIVMVTHNLQQARRVSDEVVMFLDGRLVERGAAGEVFGNPRTAEMRDYVAGIFG, from the coding sequence ATGGTAGCCTCGCCCGCCGTTGTGGCCTCAGAAGACCAGGAGAGCACTGGCGCGATTTCCGTTGAAGGATTGAACCTTTTCTATCGCGATCACCAAGCTTTGCGGGACATCTCCTTGAAGGTTCCAGGTTACAGGGTGACCTCCCTTATCGGCCCGAGCGGCTGCGGTAAGAGTAGCTTCCTTCGTTGCCTTAACCGAATGAACGACCTGATTCCCACTGCAAGGGTTCAAGGATCGGTAATCGTGGATGGAATCGACGCCTACGCCCGCGGAGTCGACCTCTTGAAGTTGAGGCGGAGGGTTGGCATGGTGTTTCAGCGTCCCAACCCTTTCCCGATGACGATTTTCGAGAACGTGGCGATTGCCCTTCGGCTCCACTACGGAATGAAGCGCGCGAAGTTGGAAGAGTTCGCTCAGGCCGCGCTCGAAGAAGCCGGACTGTGGCACGAGGTCAAAGACGTTTGGCGGAGAAAGAGCGCCCTTGAACTTTCTGGGGGGCAACAACAGCGCCTGTGCATCGCGCGCTCGCTTGCGGTGCGCCCCAAGATCCTGCTCATGGACGAACCCTGCAGCGCCCTCGACCCAGCCAGCTCTGCCGTGGTCGAGCAGTTGATTCAGAGGCTTGTCCATTCCCATACGATCGTGATGGTTACGCATAACCTTCAACAAGCTCGACGAGTAAGCGACGAAGTGGTGATGTTCCTCGACGGGAGGCTCGTCGAAAGGGGCGCCGCAGGCGAGGTCTTCGGAAACCCTAGGACAGCAGAGATGCGGGACTACGTGGCTGGAATCTTCGGATAA
- a CDS encoding phosphate ABC transporter permease PtsA, producing MVELTASQLERLAQRRTPTRKSRGLLLGILAYGAIGLAVAVASGVIGIVVAKGLPAIDWAFLSEPPVDGMSAGGIWPMIRGSILLLLGTLVLAPVLGIASGIWLAEYVKENRIGQAVRVLVMTLAGTPSIVFGLFGLAIFVLKMGIGFSLIAGWLTLAIMSVPVVALTTEQAIRSVPHSFAEAGVGLGLSRWQVIRKILLPGALPGILTGLVLAAGRAAGEAPPILLTAGLYYSTEKLTLSWETLKRPVANLPYHLAEGYRQGGVIPEKIIWGTCFVLMALVLLVNLVAITVRSRTRGKRQW from the coding sequence ATGGTGGAGCTAACCGCCTCTCAGCTCGAAAGGCTCGCGCAACGACGCACTCCGACTCGAAAGTCGAGGGGCCTGCTCCTTGGGATCTTGGCGTACGGGGCGATCGGGCTTGCCGTTGCAGTGGCTTCGGGCGTCATCGGGATCGTGGTGGCCAAGGGGCTTCCTGCCATCGATTGGGCGTTTCTCAGTGAACCTCCCGTAGACGGAATGTCCGCTGGTGGCATTTGGCCTATGATTCGCGGGTCGATCCTCTTGCTTCTCGGCACCCTCGTTCTTGCACCCGTCTTAGGCATCGCTTCCGGTATTTGGTTGGCGGAATACGTCAAAGAGAACCGCATTGGCCAGGCCGTCCGGGTTCTCGTGATGACCCTTGCTGGGACGCCTTCGATTGTATTCGGGCTGTTCGGCCTCGCGATCTTTGTCCTGAAGATGGGAATTGGATTCAGTCTCATCGCCGGGTGGCTCACTCTCGCGATCATGTCGGTTCCCGTAGTAGCGCTCACCACCGAGCAAGCGATCCGCTCTGTCCCCCACTCATTTGCTGAGGCTGGGGTTGGCCTAGGGCTCTCTCGTTGGCAGGTGATACGAAAAATACTGCTTCCTGGCGCCCTGCCGGGCATTCTAACTGGCCTTGTGCTGGCTGCGGGTCGTGCTGCGGGCGAGGCTCCGCCCATCCTGCTCACGGCCGGCCTCTACTACTCGACTGAGAAACTGACGCTCTCTTGGGAGACTCTCAAGAGACCTGTCGCCAATTTGCCGTATCACCTCGCAGAAGGTTACCGGCAGGGCGGCGTGATTCCGGAGAAGATCATATGGGGAACATGCTTCGTACTTATGGCGCTGGTACTTCTTGTCAACCTGGTGGCGATCACCGTGCGGTCTCGTACGCGGGGCAAACGGCAATGGTAG
- a CDS encoding phosphate ABC transporter permease, with product MGYRIVAESLGAEAGESVAFSPNASFVGAHPDGGEGLDEMELDVFAPTLEELSGVATAATCTLPESNLQANEARRDDWRRPSEIGSGHSIRLYVFATPEHTGKEMRVRWEPDAGFLPNDCPYDLRLRLARVPTGIELEPFEVDLKKQPSGSIRIPTWIAHSDSERVDGYVLEVQALRPKGTSQVSAVLGQLNSTHWSPTGAYARFGILPLLFGTATMTLIALGVAVPIGVLCAVFVSEFASKRLRHLLKSTVELLSSVPTVVLAYLGLMMLAPWLMSLVGSALRMESGRNLLTCGLVLGVLILPTVVTVAEDALGAVPRSLKEGGFALGLERSEVIRKVLLPAAKVGIVAAVLLGFSRAVGETMILWILSGGTATWPRLDNVSSAASSLVGPARGIPDTIAIEMANVDFEGDQYGYLFLIGVLLFALTMLLNVVGYSLIRRKAWWS from the coding sequence TTGGGCTATCGCATCGTAGCTGAATCGCTGGGTGCCGAAGCTGGCGAAAGCGTAGCATTCAGCCCCAATGCAAGCTTCGTGGGAGCGCACCCCGACGGAGGCGAGGGCCTGGATGAAATGGAGCTCGACGTCTTCGCGCCAACCTTGGAGGAGCTTTCAGGGGTTGCAACGGCAGCCACCTGCACGCTTCCTGAAAGCAATCTCCAGGCTAACGAAGCCCGGCGCGACGATTGGAGACGCCCTTCCGAAATCGGATCGGGCCATTCCATTCGACTCTATGTCTTTGCAACTCCGGAACACACTGGAAAGGAGATGCGCGTTCGGTGGGAACCCGACGCAGGCTTCCTCCCGAACGATTGCCCGTACGACCTCCGCCTACGTTTGGCGCGAGTGCCTACTGGCATCGAACTCGAACCGTTCGAAGTGGACCTGAAGAAGCAGCCGTCGGGGAGCATTAGGATTCCTACATGGATTGCCCATTCGGACTCTGAGAGGGTGGACGGCTATGTCTTGGAGGTGCAGGCGCTGAGGCCAAAAGGAACATCTCAGGTTAGCGCTGTATTGGGTCAGCTCAACTCGACGCATTGGTCTCCGACAGGCGCGTACGCTAGGTTCGGAATCCTTCCTCTCCTGTTCGGAACTGCGACAATGACTCTCATCGCACTGGGGGTAGCCGTGCCGATAGGGGTGCTTTGCGCCGTATTCGTGAGCGAATTTGCCTCGAAGCGACTCCGGCATTTGCTCAAGTCCACCGTGGAACTGTTGTCGAGCGTGCCCACCGTCGTGCTCGCATACTTGGGACTCATGATGCTCGCGCCCTGGCTCATGTCGCTCGTTGGATCGGCACTGCGCATGGAGTCAGGCCGCAACCTTTTGACCTGTGGGCTCGTTCTCGGGGTCTTGATTCTCCCGACGGTTGTTACTGTGGCGGAGGATGCTCTGGGCGCCGTGCCACGCTCGCTCAAGGAAGGCGGGTTTGCGTTGGGCCTGGAACGCTCAGAAGTGATCCGAAAGGTGCTGCTGCCTGCGGCGAAGGTGGGAATCGTGGCAGCGGTCCTTCTTGGGTTCTCGCGAGCCGTGGGAGAGACCATGATCCTCTGGATCCTCAGCGGAGGAACTGCCACTTGGCCCCGGCTGGACAACGTTTCGAGCGCTGCCAGTTCCCTGGTAGGGCCGGCGAGAGGCATCCCCGACACCATCGCGATCGAGATGGCGAACGTGGATTTCGAAGGCGACCAGTACGGATATCTGTTCCTGATAGGGGTGCTCCTGTTCGCCCTCACCATGCTCTTGAACGTTGTCGGATATTCGCTGATTCGGAGGAAGGCATGGTGGAGCTAA
- a CDS encoding phosphate-binding protein, whose protein sequence is MIISTLSCVLAIGGGGVASPALGTVSIKGSDTLLILNQRWAEEFGKTHPNIAIAVTGGGSSIGIKAFINGVTNICAASRPMKESEKRSARSRGSIVNEIPVALDGLAICVNASNSVRSLTMDQLRRIYIGQITNWSQVGGSNSPITVFSRDSNSGTYGFFQQNVLKNQNWGPNVRFMPSTSEEAREVGRTAGGIAYGGVAYFKNRPGIKIIPVAPKDGVAPIEPTEENVRGKKYPIWRYLYYYTNGKPGGDTKTFIDYALSPQGQQVVELVGYYSLK, encoded by the coding sequence ATGATCATTAGCACACTTAGTTGCGTCTTGGCGATCGGAGGCGGAGGGGTTGCGTCCCCTGCTCTGGGCACCGTAAGTATCAAGGGATCGGACACGCTCCTCATCCTGAACCAGCGATGGGCCGAGGAATTCGGCAAGACGCACCCCAACATCGCCATCGCGGTCACGGGAGGCGGCTCGAGCATCGGCATCAAGGCGTTCATCAATGGCGTGACGAACATCTGCGCCGCGTCTCGGCCCATGAAGGAAAGCGAAAAGCGGAGCGCCCGAAGCCGCGGCTCAATCGTGAACGAAATCCCGGTCGCGCTCGACGGGCTTGCGATATGCGTGAACGCAAGCAACAGCGTCAGATCCCTCACGATGGACCAGTTGCGCCGAATCTACATCGGCCAGATCACTAACTGGAGCCAGGTCGGAGGATCGAACTCTCCGATCACGGTGTTCAGCCGCGACAGCAACTCCGGAACGTATGGGTTCTTCCAGCAAAACGTTCTCAAGAATCAAAACTGGGGCCCGAACGTAAGGTTCATGCCTTCGACGAGCGAAGAGGCTCGAGAAGTGGGCCGGACCGCCGGCGGGATCGCCTATGGCGGAGTGGCGTATTTCAAGAACCGCCCTGGAATCAAAATCATCCCGGTAGCCCCGAAAGATGGCGTCGCTCCGATCGAACCCACCGAGGAAAACGTCCGGGGAAAGAAGTACCCGATCTGGCGTTATCTTTACTACTACACGAACGGCAAACCAGGGGGCGATACGAAGACCTTCATCGACTACGCCTTGTCGCCACAGGGACAGCAGGTCGTTGAGCTGGTCGGATACTACTCGCTGAAGTAA
- a CDS encoding phosphate-selective porin O and P, producing MNRSRTLREIAAVAAAGLLIVGAHAQDSGQKEKGTIILLPPAKKQQKERDPGQVQWASQQLQERTKFLEALEKRAAEATKAIGELASSGKLTASEEALALMKEMVQQLQEIRDMMQQIQREIEGILGWIEGQNEALPIMAYDIEDLKRGKWSNYVQFQFTDTQEGPNSLGGSNRTNPDGFAMRRFRMGTTNKIDSKTSMKLSFDVSSGSTRTSAELKDAILKYDIIKSDVEVGTSVQAGQIALPLGYELERSSSEREFPERALYNRTMFAGERGRGAYLTHGIGGGTWATLGVWNALTVADPQQTALASYRNPMGTTMAMSAGLRHSSETYEVGISGFVGERPGTPASTITSWTDLNGDKIVDPGEVKNTIVPAASKADRQYIFIDGVVVGFLDPKLTLRAEAMFGKDRVPTISSSVPVSLAQSNVKGYHIIASYNLNYRNTLAFRYEFFDPGYKVNDNVTGYGLSYIHYLNPGAKLVFAHEVSKEQGFDRKNNVTTLRVQLKL from the coding sequence TTGAATAGAAGTCGAACCCTTAGGGAGATTGCGGCAGTAGCAGCCGCAGGTCTCCTAATCGTAGGAGCCCACGCCCAAGACTCCGGTCAGAAGGAGAAGGGCACGATCATTCTGTTGCCGCCCGCAAAGAAGCAGCAAAAGGAGCGCGATCCCGGGCAAGTGCAATGGGCCAGCCAGCAACTGCAAGAACGAACGAAGTTCTTGGAAGCACTGGAGAAGAGGGCCGCGGAGGCCACCAAGGCGATCGGCGAATTGGCGTCGAGCGGGAAGCTCACCGCAAGCGAAGAAGCTCTGGCGCTGATGAAGGAGATGGTGCAGCAGTTGCAGGAGATCCGCGACATGATGCAGCAGATTCAGCGAGAAATCGAAGGAATCTTGGGGTGGATCGAGGGCCAGAACGAAGCGCTGCCGATCATGGCTTACGACATTGAAGATCTCAAGCGCGGAAAGTGGAGCAATTACGTCCAATTTCAATTCACCGACACGCAGGAGGGGCCGAACTCCTTAGGGGGAAGCAATCGCACGAACCCAGATGGGTTCGCTATGCGCCGATTCCGTATGGGGACCACCAACAAGATCGACAGCAAGACTTCCATGAAACTGTCGTTCGACGTGTCGTCAGGTTCGACCCGAACCTCAGCGGAGTTGAAGGACGCGATCCTGAAGTACGACATCATCAAGTCGGATGTCGAAGTTGGAACGAGCGTGCAGGCCGGACAAATCGCCTTGCCGCTTGGTTACGAACTTGAGAGGTCTTCCAGCGAGCGGGAGTTTCCGGAAAGGGCGCTTTATAACCGAACGATGTTCGCTGGCGAGCGGGGAAGGGGAGCATACTTGACCCACGGAATTGGGGGAGGTACGTGGGCTACCCTCGGCGTATGGAACGCGCTCACAGTAGCCGATCCCCAGCAAACTGCCCTTGCCAGCTACCGGAACCCCATGGGAACTACCATGGCGATGTCCGCGGGCTTGCGCCACTCATCGGAAACCTACGAAGTTGGCATTAGCGGGTTCGTTGGGGAGCGTCCGGGCACTCCTGCCAGCACGATCACCTCATGGACCGACCTCAACGGAGACAAGATTGTCGATCCAGGTGAAGTCAAGAACACGATCGTTCCGGCAGCGAGCAAGGCGGATCGTCAATACATCTTCATCGACGGTGTCGTAGTTGGTTTCCTCGATCCCAAGCTGACCCTTCGTGCCGAGGCGATGTTTGGCAAGGACCGGGTGCCGACGATCTCATCCAGCGTTCCCGTCTCCCTTGCCCAGTCGAACGTCAAGGGCTACCACATCATCGCTTCTTACAACTTGAACTATCGAAACACTCTGGCGTTTCGCTATGAGTTCTTCGACCCTGGATACAAGGTCAACGACAACGTAACAGGATACGGTCTGTCGTACATCCACTATCTGAATCCGGGAGCGAAACTGGTGTTCGCCCACGAGGTTTCGAAAGAGCAAGGTTTCGATAGGAAGAACAACGTGACGACTCTGAGAGTGCAGCTCAAGCTGTAG
- a CDS encoding enamine deaminase RidA: MGYERRLYHGPSPYEAVVGFARAVRVNDMVYVSGSAPIGEDGRVACPGDPYGQALRCIEIIRQALEGLGARLEDVVRTRIYIVDRLDYPAVCQAHAEAFGAIQPASTLIVVAKLLEEQWRLEIEAEAIVGSGAVP, encoded by the coding sequence ATGGGCTACGAGCGCAGGTTGTATCACGGCCCGTCTCCTTATGAGGCGGTCGTCGGCTTTGCGAGGGCCGTTCGCGTGAACGACATGGTGTACGTGAGCGGCAGCGCCCCGATCGGGGAGGATGGCCGCGTCGCTTGCCCCGGAGACCCTTATGGCCAAGCCCTCAGGTGCATCGAGATCATTCGCCAAGCCCTCGAAGGCCTGGGAGCGCGGCTTGAAGACGTGGTGAGAACGCGCATTTACATCGTGGATCGGCTCGATTACCCGGCAGTTTGCCAGGCCCATGCCGAAGCGTTCGGCGCCATCCAGCCCGCCTCGACGCTGATCGTGGTCGCGAAGTTGCTCGAAGAGCAATGGCGGCTCGAGATCGAGGCCGAAGCCATTGTGGGGTCGGGTGCTGTTCCTTAG
- a CDS encoding 50S ribosomal protein L25: MTVLHAEYAGKSPTLPGFSNRDSVLLMELVEKGKAESKIQTPLSEFKRALSENRGVALFELHIKDDPKVRNVIVQQVRRNPSGEGIQTLTLREVADAESIRVHVPIVSSGTPKASGAGTAILAQPVSHVRIRARVSRVPDSIAVDVSKLGLSERVVASQLSLPEGVELISDPETVLFELEVPTSTVRVM; encoded by the coding sequence ATGACAGTTTTACACGCGGAATACGCAGGGAAGTCGCCTACCTTGCCGGGATTTTCGAATCGGGACTCCGTTCTGTTGATGGAATTGGTGGAAAAGGGGAAAGCCGAGAGCAAGATTCAAACGCCCCTCAGCGAGTTCAAACGGGCTCTCTCCGAGAACCGTGGCGTGGCGCTTTTTGAGCTCCACATCAAAGACGATCCGAAGGTGCGGAACGTGATCGTGCAGCAAGTTCGCCGCAATCCGAGCGGGGAGGGCATCCAGACGCTGACCCTCCGCGAGGTCGCCGACGCAGAGTCCATTCGTGTTCACGTTCCGATCGTTTCAAGCGGTACGCCCAAGGCCAGCGGAGCGGGTACGGCCATCTTGGCGCAGCCCGTGTCGCACGTTCGAATCCGCGCCAGAGTCAGCCGCGTTCCCGACTCGATCGCCGTCGACGTCTCCAAGCTCGGTCTTAGCGAGCGCGTCGTCGCCTCACAACTGAGTCTTCCTGAGGGCGTGGAGTTGATCTCCGACCCGGAAACCGTGCTCTTTGAACTGGAAGTCCCCACGAGCACGGTCCGCGTGATGTAG